The proteins below are encoded in one region of Pseudobacteriovorax antillogorgiicola:
- a CDS encoding 3-oxoacyl-ACP reductase has product MKDSLLELSNSALIQNILKKAGINPPPVLTRASAPWGERILRDTDVIIGGDGNLQSGLARSLVSIGASLILAPSVAAERFANIDHYQLQALDNSSMVSKAKAVLYDGSSIKYVNDLKDAYEFFHNITQFISPNTRVVILSKVPTMCDDPEEATVAQALIGFGKSLSKELGNKGSTVQIVQAPLDEEGGKRAAPLVQFLLSDYSAFITGQVLEVSTLAKENDSYLLGGSLAGKSVLVTGATGGIGKSTVLALFEEGAHVLCLDHEDNREALEDLAKKVDGTAIPMSLGLPDNGVKLEAEIKQAVGYVDVLIHNAGVTRDKTLKRMVEVHWDQVLAVNLGSIIQITDHLCKTELFRDHGRVICLSSISGLAGNFGQTNYATAKAGLVGYVKALSETLAPRGITANAVAPGFIETPMTERMPFLTRQFARRLSTLSQGGVPNDVANAICFLASQASQGVNGAVLRVCGGHMMGA; this is encoded by the coding sequence ATGAAAGACTCCCTTCTTGAACTTTCCAATTCGGCTCTAATACAAAATATCCTCAAAAAGGCAGGGATCAACCCACCACCAGTGCTTACTAGAGCATCAGCCCCATGGGGAGAGCGGATTCTGCGAGACACAGATGTGATCATTGGCGGTGATGGCAACTTGCAATCAGGTCTGGCCAGAAGCCTGGTTAGCATCGGTGCTTCACTCATTCTGGCTCCTTCTGTGGCTGCTGAAAGGTTCGCCAATATAGATCACTATCAACTCCAAGCTCTAGACAATAGCAGTATGGTTTCGAAGGCGAAAGCCGTACTCTACGATGGCAGTTCAATAAAGTATGTGAACGACTTAAAAGATGCCTATGAGTTTTTCCACAACATCACACAATTTATAAGCCCCAACACTAGGGTTGTGATTCTATCTAAAGTACCCACGATGTGTGATGATCCAGAAGAAGCGACCGTTGCGCAGGCTTTGATCGGCTTCGGTAAAAGCCTCTCTAAGGAATTAGGTAACAAGGGTAGCACCGTTCAGATCGTTCAAGCCCCTCTCGACGAGGAGGGAGGCAAGCGTGCAGCTCCTCTCGTGCAGTTTCTCCTATCGGATTACAGCGCCTTTATCACAGGCCAAGTCTTAGAAGTATCGACTCTTGCCAAAGAGAACGATTCATACCTTCTTGGAGGCTCGCTGGCAGGCAAATCCGTCTTGGTTACCGGCGCCACTGGGGGTATCGGCAAAAGTACGGTGCTTGCGCTTTTCGAAGAGGGTGCCCATGTGCTTTGTTTAGATCACGAGGATAATCGCGAAGCACTGGAGGACTTGGCCAAAAAAGTTGACGGAACAGCGATCCCTATGTCCCTCGGCCTCCCAGATAATGGCGTGAAGCTAGAGGCAGAGATCAAACAGGCCGTAGGTTATGTTGATGTTCTTATCCATAACGCTGGAGTAACTCGCGATAAGACTTTAAAACGAATGGTAGAAGTTCATTGGGATCAAGTACTTGCTGTAAATTTGGGATCGATCATTCAAATCACTGACCACCTTTGCAAGACCGAACTATTTCGTGATCATGGCCGCGTGATCTGCCTATCGTCTATATCAGGACTTGCTGGCAACTTTGGCCAGACCAACTACGCTACAGCCAAGGCTGGTTTAGTCGGCTACGTCAAAGCTCTATCTGAAACACTCGCACCACGAGGCATTACTGCCAATGCAGTGGCACCGGGATTTATTGAAACTCCCATGACAGAGCGAATGCCGTTTCTCACAAGGCAGTTCGCACGCCGCCTATCGACCTTAAGCCAAGGCGGTGTTCCGAATGATGTAGCCAATGCGATCTGTTTTTTGGCAAGCCAGGCCTCACAAGGAGTTAACGGAGCCGTACTTAGGGTTTGCGGTGGACACATGATGGGAGCTTAA
- a CDS encoding diguanylate cyclase, producing the protein MVKKRLDYPTDSLNRTKELIMPLNFKKKSLLQPEPSTASVPGYHSLVRIFESPRSRIFRAIRKKDQKKVVLKILQEEFIERSEILRYKNQFSILSHSDLKCAPRVLDLVKYHNSPMLVFEDTGIDSLQSLLEQSSLKIKEALEIAIAITEALMELHSHSIIHKDINPSNLLYDRKTGEIQVIDFGISTQLSREHMALDAEMVTEGSLPYMSPEQTGRMNRYLDSRTDLYSLGIVIYELLTGAVPFQSEDPLQLIHYHIAKRPIPPKELDNGIPGVLSDIVMKLLSKNVEDRYQSAWGVKADLQKCAEGLRDSHYVRKFPLGLQDVSNQLRISQNLYGRSQEVALLQSNYESVVGGNKVAVFISGYPGVGKTSLTKELYKQVSHHRGFYISGKYEILRRSVPYSAITEAFTELCRQILSESEYLLHEWRHKIQNALGDNGQVMVDLVPELEHIIGVQPAAQLLGPSESENRFLVLFKKFVKIFAQANHPLVMYLDDLQWIDLSSIRLLQMLLEDSDLEGLYFIGAFRDKDIGPTHPLGLMMERLQEASIIIDQIHLQPLSLPDINRMVADTLHTTVEKSEALSDLVFQKTGGNPFFTEEFLKNLYTNKLLYFEAQKGHWDWELDKIKYADLTDNVVELMTEKIKRLPEGTVELIRYGACIGARFDLATLATVANSNLTRVAQGLHQAINEGLVIPIGDNYRLIELDIPIAPDEVKIEYRFAHDRILQAACDLMESRQRKFVRRRVAKIMLDQGDQFREENIFTIVNHLNQSMELIQAKDELIELLKLNLDAARKAKSSSAYPLAFEYLSSSYDLIDETMWDTHCDLLIDFCQEACEVAFLAQEIAAMEKFASLVLQKGRNLLEKIPIYETQVQAAVARNDMMTAVSQGKEILGQLGVRVPDNPSLAQILKGFAWCWWKLLGVDTQKILDKQEMKDPYQLARIHFQYSLSQCIFLYMPKQVPLSICDSILTTMKHGVAPTSALAFTSYGIMISGIFHAYDTGYRYGELGIQLYQRLKAKEVEATILVTFNLYIRPWKDPVRSTLPSLLEAYQSGLDSGNIEFAVHGAMGYCYRSFLAGVELRSVQKDMKNYRQAIRSLAHHGNTYILDLYHQAVENLVSEDEAIEPWRIKGDYYDDDEMLVTHRQNKDAAGLFLTYFMKVKMAYIYEQNELALEWGEAAKKEFKAGIGTYNGTVFYFYRALSLLKAVQAGAGIERKRFLREAKSITKKFKKWAKASYDNQGHRYLILKAEWQRLHGRSFQAQQLYDEAITVARHHEFYQDEALGNELAAMFHLAENRHTMAVAYMKRARYGYQRWGALSKVSYLEKNYPHLINSPGDRTLTGSLATMSSSTIDITTLKKALLAIAEETIHSRMLEKIISSAIEFAGAQKGILLLKKDGEFYVEAEGSTDLEKPKILQSIPLEESEEICIAVINYVKRTAKPIVIDDAQVDQDLIASLSKDPYIVKNKVKSILCIPILVGGAAGSEIIGLLYLENNHTSNTFTVERIETLEIICLSAAGRLELSVKAATDGLTGLYNHDYFQNMLEQEILQSQRQLRNLSLVMIDIDHFKKFNDKWGHQVGDLVLKHVADLVKQTCRKSDIVARYGGEELSVILPETNSDLAENVAERIRQVIEKSIVEHEGHHLNVTVSLGVSYLREDIRTATALIKRADEALYASKENGRNCVTLT; encoded by the coding sequence ATGGTTAAGAAACGCCTGGATTATCCGACAGATAGCTTGAATCGCACAAAGGAACTGATTATGCCTTTGAACTTCAAAAAAAAGAGTCTCCTTCAACCGGAACCAAGCACTGCCAGTGTACCGGGTTACCACTCTTTAGTCCGCATTTTTGAGAGCCCCAGGAGTCGGATTTTTCGTGCGATTCGAAAGAAGGATCAAAAGAAAGTCGTTCTGAAAATCTTGCAAGAAGAGTTTATCGAGCGCAGTGAGATCCTGAGGTACAAAAACCAATTTTCCATACTTTCCCACAGCGACTTGAAATGCGCCCCTCGGGTGCTAGACTTGGTCAAGTATCATAACAGCCCCATGTTGGTCTTCGAAGACACGGGAATTGACTCGTTGCAGTCTTTGCTAGAGCAAAGTTCCTTGAAGATCAAAGAGGCCTTAGAGATTGCCATAGCAATTACAGAAGCCTTGATGGAGTTGCATAGCCACAGTATCATCCATAAGGATATTAACCCAAGTAATCTCCTTTACGACCGGAAGACAGGTGAAATCCAAGTCATCGACTTTGGTATTTCTACCCAACTGAGCCGCGAGCATATGGCTCTTGATGCTGAGATGGTTACAGAGGGCAGCCTACCCTATATGTCTCCAGAGCAAACAGGTCGTATGAATCGCTACCTCGACAGCCGCACGGACCTCTATTCTCTTGGAATCGTGATTTACGAACTCTTAACGGGGGCAGTTCCATTTCAGTCTGAAGATCCTTTGCAACTCATTCACTACCACATTGCCAAAAGGCCTATCCCCCCGAAAGAATTGGATAATGGGATCCCAGGAGTGCTTTCCGACATTGTGATGAAGCTCTTAAGTAAGAATGTCGAGGATCGCTATCAAAGTGCTTGGGGAGTTAAAGCAGATCTGCAAAAGTGTGCCGAGGGATTGCGGGATAGCCACTATGTAAGAAAGTTTCCACTAGGCTTGCAAGATGTTTCAAACCAGTTGCGCATCTCACAAAATCTCTATGGGCGGTCGCAGGAGGTTGCGCTACTGCAAAGCAACTACGAGTCCGTTGTTGGGGGTAATAAGGTGGCTGTTTTTATTAGCGGCTACCCTGGGGTTGGAAAAACATCGCTAACTAAAGAGCTTTATAAGCAGGTGAGTCATCATCGTGGTTTCTATATCAGTGGCAAGTATGAGATCCTCCGCCGTAGCGTGCCATACAGCGCAATCACTGAGGCGTTTACAGAACTTTGTCGACAGATCCTAAGTGAATCGGAATATCTACTCCATGAATGGCGCCATAAGATTCAAAATGCTCTAGGGGATAATGGTCAGGTGATGGTTGACCTTGTGCCTGAACTTGAGCATATCATTGGAGTCCAGCCTGCAGCTCAACTCCTAGGACCTAGTGAAAGCGAAAATCGGTTCTTAGTCCTATTTAAGAAGTTCGTGAAAATATTTGCCCAGGCGAATCACCCTCTTGTCATGTATCTTGACGATCTTCAGTGGATCGACTTGAGTTCCATACGATTGCTACAGATGTTATTGGAAGACAGTGATTTAGAAGGTTTATACTTTATCGGTGCATTTCGCGACAAAGACATAGGACCGACTCATCCATTGGGGCTTATGATGGAACGACTGCAGGAAGCATCTATCATTATCGATCAGATTCATTTGCAGCCTTTAAGCCTACCCGACATCAATCGGATGGTTGCTGATACGCTCCACACAACAGTCGAAAAATCTGAAGCACTGAGCGATCTCGTGTTCCAAAAAACGGGCGGAAACCCATTCTTTACTGAAGAATTCTTGAAGAATCTTTATACAAACAAACTTCTATACTTTGAAGCTCAGAAAGGCCACTGGGACTGGGAGCTTGATAAGATTAAATATGCGGATCTAACCGATAATGTAGTAGAACTTATGACGGAGAAGATCAAGCGCCTTCCCGAAGGAACGGTGGAGTTGATTCGCTATGGAGCCTGTATCGGTGCTCGCTTTGATCTTGCAACTCTGGCTACAGTTGCAAATTCAAATCTCACCCGTGTTGCTCAGGGGCTCCATCAGGCGATCAACGAAGGTCTTGTGATACCCATTGGCGATAACTACCGCCTGATCGAGTTGGACATCCCGATTGCTCCTGATGAGGTAAAGATCGAGTATCGCTTTGCTCATGATCGAATCTTGCAAGCAGCCTGTGATCTCATGGAAAGTCGTCAACGGAAATTTGTCCGGCGGCGGGTGGCAAAGATTATGCTTGACCAGGGGGATCAATTTCGCGAAGAAAATATTTTTACCATCGTCAATCACCTGAATCAGAGCATGGAACTCATTCAGGCAAAAGATGAGTTAATCGAGCTATTAAAACTGAATCTTGATGCGGCACGGAAGGCCAAAAGCTCCTCGGCGTACCCCTTAGCATTTGAATATCTTTCCAGTAGTTATGATCTTATCGATGAGACCATGTGGGACACTCACTGTGATCTTCTCATCGACTTCTGCCAGGAGGCCTGTGAAGTTGCATTCCTGGCTCAGGAAATTGCTGCCATGGAGAAGTTTGCCAGCCTAGTCTTGCAGAAAGGGCGCAATCTCCTAGAAAAGATTCCGATCTACGAAACCCAAGTGCAAGCCGCAGTAGCTCGCAATGATATGATGACTGCTGTGAGCCAAGGCAAAGAAATTCTGGGGCAACTTGGTGTTCGTGTGCCTGATAATCCAAGCCTTGCACAGATTCTCAAGGGCTTTGCATGGTGTTGGTGGAAGCTCCTCGGTGTCGATACTCAAAAGATTCTTGATAAGCAAGAAATGAAAGATCCCTATCAGCTAGCTAGGATTCATTTTCAGTACAGCTTGTCTCAATGTATATTTCTTTATATGCCAAAGCAGGTTCCCTTATCCATATGTGATTCGATCCTGACCACAATGAAGCATGGAGTTGCTCCCACATCGGCTCTAGCTTTTACGAGCTATGGGATTATGATCTCTGGAATTTTCCATGCCTATGATACCGGCTACCGCTATGGAGAGCTGGGGATTCAACTTTATCAAAGGCTCAAGGCCAAAGAGGTGGAAGCGACGATTTTAGTGACCTTTAACTTATATATAAGGCCATGGAAGGATCCTGTACGCTCCACTCTGCCGTCTCTTCTCGAAGCTTATCAAAGTGGGCTTGACTCTGGTAACATCGAGTTTGCAGTCCATGGGGCTATGGGCTACTGCTATCGCTCCTTTCTAGCAGGAGTGGAATTGCGCTCGGTGCAGAAGGATATGAAGAATTACCGCCAAGCGATTCGATCACTGGCTCATCATGGCAATACCTATATTTTAGACCTCTATCACCAAGCCGTTGAGAATCTGGTCAGCGAAGACGAAGCCATCGAGCCCTGGCGAATCAAAGGCGACTACTACGATGATGACGAGATGCTTGTGACTCATCGTCAGAACAAGGATGCTGCTGGCTTGTTTCTCACCTACTTTATGAAGGTGAAGATGGCTTATATCTACGAACAGAATGAGCTAGCCCTTGAGTGGGGTGAGGCAGCAAAGAAGGAATTTAAGGCTGGAATCGGTACCTACAACGGGACGGTCTTCTATTTTTACCGCGCCTTGTCGCTTCTAAAGGCAGTGCAAGCCGGTGCAGGAATTGAAAGAAAGCGGTTTCTAAGAGAAGCAAAGTCGATTACTAAGAAATTTAAAAAGTGGGCTAAGGCAAGCTATGACAACCAGGGACATCGCTATCTTATTCTGAAAGCTGAGTGGCAGCGACTCCATGGGCGCAGCTTTCAGGCTCAGCAACTCTATGACGAGGCGATTACCGTTGCTAGGCATCATGAGTTTTATCAAGATGAGGCACTAGGTAATGAGCTAGCAGCCATGTTTCACCTAGCTGAAAATCGGCACACCATGGCAGTCGCCTATATGAAGCGGGCTCGGTATGGCTACCAAAGATGGGGCGCATTATCCAAGGTTTCTTATTTGGAAAAGAACTATCCTCATCTTATCAACAGCCCTGGAGATCGAACGCTTACTGGTTCACTAGCGACCATGTCTTCATCTACTATTGACATCACCACTCTTAAAAAAGCTCTTTTGGCTATAGCTGAAGAAACGATTCACAGTCGCATGCTGGAGAAAATAATTTCTAGCGCTATAGAATTTGCTGGTGCACAAAAGGGTATTCTGCTCCTTAAAAAAGACGGCGAGTTTTATGTGGAAGCAGAAGGCTCCACAGATCTAGAGAAGCCCAAAATCTTACAGTCCATTCCCCTAGAGGAATCTGAAGAGATTTGTATCGCTGTAATCAATTACGTAAAACGCACAGCGAAGCCCATCGTGATTGATGATGCCCAAGTCGACCAGGATTTAATCGCATCACTCAGCAAAGACCCCTATATTGTTAAGAATAAGGTCAAGTCGATCCTCTGTATTCCGATTCTGGTTGGCGGAGCCGCAGGCTCCGAGATCATCGGCCTTCTATATCTGGAAAACAATCATACTTCTAATACCTTTACTGTGGAAAGAATTGAAACCTTAGAAATTATCTGTCTTTCTGCAGCCGGTCGACTAGAGCTTTCTGTGAAGGCAGCCACCGATGGGCTGACAGGCTTATATAATCACGACTACTTCCAAAATATGCTAGAGCAGGAAATCCTACAATCCCAGAGACAGCTTCGTAATCTGTCTTTGGTCATGATCGACATCGATCATTTCAAGAAATTTAACGATAAATGGGGGCACCAAGTTGGTGACTTGGTCCTAAAACACGTTGCAGACCTTGTGAAGCAGACTTGCAGAAAGTCGGATATAGTTGCGCGATATGGTGGTGAAGAGTTAAGCGTGATACTTCCCGAAACAAATAGCGATCTTGCTGAAAACGTGGCGGAAAGGATTCGACAAGTCATCGAAAAGAGTATCGTGGAACATGAAGGTCATCACCTCAATGTGACTGTTTCACTTGGGGTTTCCTATCTCCGTGAGGATATTCGCACTGCCACCGCTTTAATTAAGCGAGCCGATGAAGCCTTGTATGCTTCCAAAGAAAATGGTCGAAACTGTGTGACTCTCACATAG
- a CDS encoding trypsin-like serine peptidase: protein MKKALLFTPLMALFFNACGSQSDELSEPKVVIGSNDLVKYTADDTYSQAVGVMVSGCTVTHIGGNLGLTAGHCVTGYSCEENYDVVWNYRENNQGDGTRSRSSCVEVLSRQYSSSVDTPLDYAIVRYDRAPEAYRQIDFQKPVAGDEITILSHPAVRTLEWSGWCTIDGNWSANKFAYQCDTEGGSSGAAVLNRSLRVVGVHNLGSSAAGYNAGSYMVDVFSDLPQSLQDELQNLQL, encoded by the coding sequence ATGAAAAAAGCCCTACTTTTTACGCCACTCATGGCCCTATTCTTCAACGCATGTGGTAGCCAAAGTGACGAGTTATCCGAACCAAAAGTGGTCATCGGCAGCAATGACCTCGTAAAATACACGGCTGATGATACCTACTCCCAGGCGGTTGGAGTGATGGTAAGCGGCTGCACAGTAACTCATATTGGTGGCAACCTCGGTCTAACAGCAGGCCACTGCGTGACAGGATACTCCTGCGAAGAAAACTACGATGTAGTTTGGAACTATCGGGAAAACAATCAAGGTGACGGGACAAGATCAAGGTCAAGCTGTGTTGAAGTCCTTTCACGTCAGTACAGTTCCAGCGTCGACACCCCTCTAGATTATGCGATTGTTCGATATGATCGCGCTCCGGAGGCTTACCGACAAATCGACTTTCAAAAACCTGTTGCGGGTGACGAGATTACGATCCTTTCCCATCCAGCGGTCCGCACTTTAGAGTGGTCGGGTTGGTGTACGATTGACGGAAACTGGAGTGCTAACAAATTCGCCTACCAATGTGATACTGAAGGTGGTAGCAGTGGCGCAGCAGTTCTAAATCGTTCGTTGCGAGTGGTCGGCGTTCACAATTTGGGAAGCTCTGCTGCCGGCTACAATGCTGGATCGTACATGGTGGATGTCTTTAGTGATCTGCCTCAAAGCCTTCAAGATGAGTTGCAAAACCTACAGCTGTAA
- a CDS encoding GNAT family N-acetyltransferase, with amino-acid sequence MLKIVPWHLTLMKDAQYYLFSNFHEAMFLIEASRRQSQSSTDQVTKIILSADEIMGVFSMNTNGRLLVHIDPEILNEESCEQILDHVVSEPFPISGMLGNWHAVSSLATCLVYNGIWSKLRMISEEATMVLDQIGNIDIEFQDNIRLLDSSDFAAWYQLRLAYCHELNIPISESLYEIQKSFALATQQERHWGLFIDGRLIAISSANAIVDNTAQVGGVYTSEDHRSKGYARRLISRQLEDLRMRSICRASLFTGKDNHAAIKAYEQLGFVAKGHFGLVFPALPS; translated from the coding sequence GTGCTTAAGATTGTTCCCTGGCATCTAACTTTAATGAAAGACGCTCAGTACTATCTGTTCAGTAACTTTCATGAAGCCATGTTTCTCATAGAGGCATCTCGCCGCCAATCTCAAAGTTCTACCGACCAAGTTACGAAAATCATCTTATCTGCGGATGAAATTATGGGGGTGTTCTCGATGAACACCAACGGTCGCCTGTTAGTTCACATAGATCCCGAGATTTTAAACGAGGAGTCATGTGAGCAAATTCTTGACCATGTGGTATCTGAGCCGTTTCCAATCTCGGGCATGCTTGGTAATTGGCATGCTGTCAGCAGTTTGGCTACATGCCTGGTATACAATGGAATCTGGTCTAAATTACGCATGATTAGCGAAGAAGCTACCATGGTGCTTGATCAAATTGGAAACATCGATATTGAGTTCCAGGATAACATTCGTCTGCTCGATTCTAGTGACTTTGCTGCTTGGTACCAACTTCGACTCGCATATTGCCATGAGCTCAACATTCCCATCTCTGAATCCTTGTATGAGATTCAGAAAAGCTTTGCCCTTGCGACTCAACAAGAAAGGCATTGGGGCTTATTTATAGACGGTCGACTGATAGCTATCTCCAGCGCCAACGCTATCGTCGATAATACGGCTCAAGTTGGGGGAGTTTATACTAGTGAGGATCATCGTTCCAAAGGTTATGCCAGACGCTTGATCAGCAGGCAGCTGGAAGATCTAAGAATGCGATCCATCTGCCGGGCAAGCTTGTTCACAGGCAAAGACAATCACGCTGCTATCAAGGCTTATGAGCAACTTGGCTTTGTTGCTAAAGGACATTTTGGGCTAGTTTTCCCCGCCCTTCCATCTTGA
- a CDS encoding VTC domain-containing protein: MLNLESEELHNVEVQMRKLAVQNYNEYKFHVSQESLSYVLDVLRSLYGGSDPFPEGIVDSIYYDTADRHLYQQCLNGSSKKTKFRIRGYGDGTFHQLHQKDKNLLTVDKKKQKIHPVSLVGFSAPDWYQLQPAGEDDKSFRGIYSIAEQYGALFPVIRVRYKRYRFRVYDYRMTLDTHIQVMGFANGTDFRQSYGILPHHVLEIKTVDPRPHLPLLGLSRLPQISFSKFMLGLNLLGTGDYSCY; this comes from the coding sequence TTGCTTAACTTAGAATCGGAAGAGCTGCATAATGTTGAGGTTCAAATGCGGAAGTTGGCGGTTCAAAACTATAATGAGTATAAGTTTCATGTCTCACAAGAGTCTTTGAGCTACGTTCTCGATGTGCTTCGTTCCCTCTACGGTGGGTCTGATCCATTCCCAGAAGGTATCGTGGATTCGATCTACTACGATACAGCTGACCGGCATTTGTATCAGCAGTGCTTGAATGGTTCTTCGAAGAAAACCAAGTTTAGAATCCGGGGTTATGGTGATGGTACTTTTCACCAGCTCCATCAAAAAGATAAAAATCTGCTGACGGTTGACAAAAAGAAGCAGAAGATCCACCCTGTGTCGCTTGTTGGATTTTCTGCCCCAGATTGGTATCAACTTCAGCCAGCAGGTGAGGATGATAAAAGCTTCCGCGGTATCTATTCTATTGCCGAACAGTATGGAGCTCTATTCCCTGTGATTCGCGTTCGCTATAAGCGATATCGATTTCGTGTTTACGATTATAGGATGACGCTCGATACCCATATCCAAGTGATGGGCTTTGCCAATGGCACCGACTTCCGCCAGAGCTATGGGATCCTTCCTCACCATGTATTGGAGATCAAAACTGTAGACCCAAGGCCTCATTTGCCATTGCTTGGCCTTTCTCGACTGCCTCAGATTTCATTTTCGAAATTTATGCTGGGGCTTAACTTACTCGGAACCGGCGATTATAGCTGTTACTAG
- a CDS encoding DUF4956 domain-containing protein encodes MNSFVDTFSEMDLEAGIQGDVGSFALVMIVAILFGVLLFLLYNLYFHDNEPQDGSLARSLILLTPALTATFWMIQSSVILSLGLLGSLSFVRFRTPVKRSEDVTFIVIALAVSIACATMNFAIGAVLVGILFAFTIIRNFWTVSLSGKGRFAVVTFNTRQDTTVAAIKEAFKSVGLQSQFVSSRSYDGITSFVFNASKVSKEQHEALSVKLSEFDREASFNIFYPNDRLGV; translated from the coding sequence ATGAATTCTTTTGTAGATACGTTTTCAGAAATGGATTTGGAAGCCGGGATTCAAGGAGATGTAGGTAGTTTCGCCCTTGTCATGATTGTTGCGATCTTATTTGGCGTCCTCTTGTTCCTTCTTTATAACCTCTATTTTCACGATAATGAGCCCCAAGATGGTAGTTTGGCGAGGAGCTTGATTCTCTTAACGCCAGCTCTTACAGCCACTTTCTGGATGATCCAGTCAAGTGTAATTTTGTCTCTAGGTCTTCTTGGCTCGCTTTCATTCGTACGATTCAGGACTCCTGTGAAGCGATCGGAAGATGTGACGTTCATTGTGATCGCTCTAGCGGTTTCCATTGCCTGCGCCACGATGAATTTTGCCATTGGTGCGGTGCTGGTTGGAATTCTGTTTGCATTTACAATCATTCGTAATTTCTGGACAGTAAGCCTTTCGGGTAAGGGGCGTTTTGCGGTGGTGACCTTCAACACCAGGCAGGATACCACTGTGGCCGCCATAAAAGAGGCCTTTAAAAGTGTGGGACTTCAGTCACAATTCGTAAGCTCTCGCTCCTATGATGGCATCACGTCGTTCGTGTTCAATGCCTCGAAGGTTTCTAAAGAGCAGCATGAGGCCTTGTCAGTAAAGCTATCTGAATTCGATCGCGAAGCGAGCTTTAACATTTTCTATCCTAACGATCGACTCGGAGTGTAG
- a CDS encoding CotH kinase family protein codes for MNSNSIVWLFIAILSVTSCGNEKSLPDYGLRKVEIEIDDETLGELNNSYQAKRPFAALVTIDGREYRTDLNYAGKSTLDAFKKSFQLSFKDQRTFKGRSSLRLSSQYVDNSLLRSLIGFKTFSEAGVISPDVEPAVVYLNGRYQGLYHMIEPVDEEFFSVRSLEVKDLYKAKFANAGFDRDFIDRLGDAYSVRLDPKDISPLRYLWEQALSNDAVRANDNIEKVLDVDQYLRYVAAAVAMNHWDGFDNNYFLARLRDGRFRMIPWDLDRVFEDRAYEDGGIWGKNGLTNQILQNVEYRQVYISHLERVISQLEERDLESEIDSWTKNLRSAYEDDPIISSRAPIDESHSELRNNIQVWLATLKSQLAAEKAI; via the coding sequence ATGAATTCTAATTCGATAGTTTGGCTATTCATCGCTATTCTCTCCGTGACGTCTTGCGGAAATGAGAAGAGTTTGCCAGATTATGGCTTGCGCAAGGTTGAGATTGAAATTGACGATGAAACCCTCGGGGAACTTAATAATTCCTACCAGGCCAAAAGACCATTCGCTGCTTTGGTTACCATCGATGGTAGGGAGTATCGCACTGATCTAAACTATGCTGGGAAATCCACCCTTGATGCTTTCAAGAAGAGCTTCCAGCTTAGTTTCAAGGATCAGAGAACTTTTAAAGGCCGTAGCTCGTTAAGGCTAAGTTCTCAGTATGTTGATAATAGTTTACTCCGCTCTCTCATTGGTTTTAAAACGTTTTCAGAAGCAGGAGTCATAAGCCCCGATGTTGAACCCGCCGTGGTCTATCTGAACGGCCGGTATCAGGGGCTCTATCATATGATCGAACCAGTGGATGAGGAATTTTTTTCCGTCCGGTCACTTGAGGTGAAAGACTTATATAAGGCTAAGTTCGCCAATGCTGGGTTCGACCGTGATTTTATAGATCGTCTCGGAGATGCTTACTCAGTTCGTTTGGATCCAAAAGATATATCACCACTTCGGTATCTGTGGGAGCAGGCGCTGTCTAACGACGCCGTGCGAGCTAATGACAATATTGAAAAAGTTTTGGACGTTGATCAGTATCTAAGATATGTGGCAGCTGCAGTCGCCATGAATCATTGGGATGGCTTCGACAATAACTATTTTCTTGCTCGCCTTCGAGATGGTCGGTTTCGTATGATCCCTTGGGATCTTGATCGAGTATTTGAAGATCGAGCTTATGAGGATGGTGGCATCTGGGGGAAAAACGGTCTCACCAATCAGATCTTACAGAACGTTGAGTACCGGCAAGTTTATATTTCGCACTTAGAAAGGGTTATCTCACAGCTAGAGGAGCGTGATCTGGAATCAGAGATCGATAGCTGGACCAAGAACCTACGCTCAGCTTATGAAGATGATCCCATCATCTCGTCGAGGGCCCCCATTGATGAGAGTCACAGTGAACTTAGGAATAATATCCAAGTATGGCTAGCGACCTTGAAAAGCCAGTTGGCAGCTGAAAAAGCGATTTAA